The Montipora foliosa isolate CH-2021 chromosome 1, ASM3666993v2, whole genome shotgun sequence genome has a window encoding:
- the LOC137979597 gene encoding uncharacterized protein — protein MEESSFISEDSEGPENAGKIEELSKHPNGESSNGGHGLQMLKSKLKLLEHSLEDQRFTSSYLKEERDRAVDLNRALQRELKELKCEEIARAARFSSERESKQVQSHQTGPLNEEHTLANYILAFPRKCTLGLVKRVALFVWWTGMWVNQGLGMLRIENKWVELDGVKCELEQENSRLRQQNYGLQKLLTEREFELVGEIERNKELTKRVSRKCSVVPCNCGRNHSFETVAKHVHAIADYSECLNQEIDMIKDQMEQRFAQFEKVCQDIDRLTEGQRLLEKKLNPNDCHSTTTESSMELEKEKMALLSKKVREENPISSNEDKKLKLKKVNSELNRACGLIFYGCRNIIVFFFAFLALGFLFHFLLVSSSMRLPSIPVKEYYGVDLFALWCYFVNWIFSLLVTE, from the exons ATGGAAGAGAGTTCTTTCATAAGTGAAGACAGCGAAGGACCAGAGAATGCTGGAAAGATCGAAGAACTAAGCAAACATCCCAATGGTGAATCAAGCAATGGTGGGCACGGTTTACAAATGCTTAAATCAAAACTTAAATTGTTGGAACATTCTCTGGAAGATCAACGATTCACTTCTAGTTACCTGAAGGAAGAGAGGGACAGAGCTGTCGATCTCAATAGGGCACTGCAGAGAGAACTAAAGGAACTTAAATGCGAAGAAATCGCGAGGGCAGCACGTTTCTCGTCTGAAAGAGAATCTAAACAAGTCCAAAGCCACCAGACAG GGCCTCTAAACGAAGAACACACTTTGGCGAACTATATTCTCGCCTTTCCCAGGAAATGCACCCTTGGATTGGTGAAGAGAGTAGCTCTGTTTGTCTGGTGGACAGGAATGTGGGTAAATCAAG GACTGGGTATGTTGCGAATCGAAAACAAATGGGTCGAGCTAGATGGAGTCAAGTGTGAATTGGAACAAGAAAATTCAAGACTGCGCCAACAAAACTACGGTCTGCAAAAGCTTCTGACGGAAAGGGAATTCGAACTTGTGGGAGAAATTGAACGGAACAAAGAGCTAACCAAAAGAGTGAGCAGAAAATGTAGTGTTGTTCCTTGCAATTGTGGAAGAAATCACTCATTCGAGACAGTAGCCAAACACGTTCATGCCATTGCAGACTATTCGGAATGCTTGAATCAAGAAATTGATATGATAAAAGACCAGATGGAACAACGATTTGCCCAGTTTGAAAAGGTTTGCCAGGATATCGATCGACTGACGGAAGGCCAGCGGTtactagaaaaaaaattgaaccctaatgactgtcactctaccaccaCTGAATCTTCAATGGAattagaaaaagagaaaatggcttTATTAAGCAAAAAAGTCCGTGAGGAAAACCCAATAAGCTCTAACGAAGATAAGAAATTGAAACTTAAAAAAGTCAATTCCGAGCTAAATCGTGCTTGCGGTTTGATTTTCTATGGTTGTCGCAATATCATTGTATTTTTCTTCGCCTTCCTCGCACTTGGCTTCCTGTTTCACTTTCTCTTGGTTTCTAGTAGTATGAGGCTGCCTTCCATACCCGTGAAGGAGTATTACGGGGTAGATTTATTTGCGTTATGGTGTTATTTTGTTAATTGGATCTTTTCACTTCTGGTAACAGAATAA
- the LOC138002871 gene encoding uncharacterized protein: MIALDKNSNTVDCDNAELCLKRLVGKLSEVEIIMADREGKTNQMRKERDAERTCNEQLKKEIMKLKNELLQERTNSAQKEKKIRELEQGKLQNEGEYVSDLDERRRVSVPVASVRKQWEAQKLLQNGYPKDLTKLLDRRSNELLQQRQHYRIFEKRFQQERERCNKLERNIECVHHLLVDLLWVHKRHHGSRSEFKCNKVLMLGKTMKNHCTSFLLFGVSLVLVTLFVFLTMEEHFNLKTFISGQ; encoded by the exons ATGATTGCCCTggataaaaattcaaatacagTAGACTGCGACAACGCAGAACTTTGCCTTAAACGCCTCGTGGGAAAGTTATCTGAGGTGGAGATAATCATGGCCGACcgagaggggaaaaccaacCAAATGCGAAAGGAACGAGATGCCGAGAGGACGTGCAATGAAcaactaaagaaagaaataatgaAGTTGAAGAACGAGCTACTTCAAGAGCGGACGAATTCTgctcaaaaagaaaagaaaatcaggGAACTGGAACAAGGAAAGCTGCAAAATGAAG GCGAATATGTCAGTGACTTGGACGAAAGAAGACGCGTTAGCGTGCCAGTTGCCTCAGTACGCAAGCAGTGGGAAGCGCAAAAGCTATTGCAGAATGGCTATCCCAAAGACTTGACAAAGCTTCTTGATAGGCGAAGTAACGAGTTGCTCCAGCAACGGCAGCATTACCGAATCTTCGAAAAGAGGTTTCagcaagagagagagagatgcaACAAACTCGAGCGAAACATCGAATGCGTTCATCATCTCCTGGTAGATTTACTTTGGGTGCATAAAAGGCATCATGGATCAAGGTCTGAATTCAAATGTAACAAAGTACTGATGCTAGGAAAGACAATGAAGAATCATTGCACATCTTTTCTGTTATTTGGTGTTTCCCTGGTGCTGGTCACGCTGTTTGTATTTCTTACAATGGAAGAACATTTTAACCTTAAGACGTTCATCAGCGGGCAATGA